A single window of Nicotiana tomentosiformis chromosome 1, ASM39032v3, whole genome shotgun sequence DNA harbors:
- the LOC104120705 gene encoding wax ester synthase/diacylglycerol acyltransferase 11-like, whose amino-acid sequence MESIRWRKPSLKPIQTKPKLAMEAAEEELLSPSARLFHEPNFNVHVIAIMGSKSRINPQVIKEKLVHTLLKHPRFSSLQVVDEKKNGEMKWVRTMVDLDKHIVVPQVDEQNLQGSPDKFVENYIQNLSKTTLDKSKPLWDLHLLNVKTSDAEAVAVFRIHHSLGDGTSLISLLLACTRQTAHPDKIPTIPGNKKMPINSSEYTTKGLWQYFAKVWSFMRLFWNTIVDVLMFMATTMFLKDTSTPIKGKPGSEFNPRRFVYRTVSLDDLKLVKNALNMTINDVALGVTQAGLSVYLNRRFGEGKKNKGVTEKNNNLPKNIRLRSTLLVNLRPSTGIQALADMMEKDTEAKWGNWIGFVLLPFKIALRDDPLDYIREAKATIDRKKNSLEAIYTFSISELALRFFGIKTSSSISHRIITNTTMCFSNLVGPQEEIGFYGHPMAYLAPSSYGQPHALMINFQSYTNKMTIVLSVDESMIPDPYQLLDDLEQSLKLIKDAVVERGLYHK is encoded by the exons ATGGAGTCCATAAGATGGAGAAAACCGAGTCTGAAACCGATTCAAACTAAGCCAAAATTAGCCATGGAAGCAGCTGAAGAAGAGCTATTGAGTCCATCAGCAAGGTTATTTCACGAGCCCAACTTCAATGTTCATGTTATAGCTATAATGGGCAGCAAATCAAGAATCAATCCTCAAGTTATTAAAGAGAAATTGGTCCATACTTTGCTTAAGCATCCTCGTTTCTCCAGCCTGCAG GTGGTGGATGAGAAAAAAAATGGAGAGATGAAATGGGTCCGGACAATGGTGGATTTAGATAAGCACATTGTGGTACCACAAGTAGATGAACAGAACCTGCAGGGATCACCAGACAAATTCGTGGAGAATTATATTCAGAACCTTAGCAAAACCACACTTGACAAGTCGAAACCTCTCTGGGATCTCCATCTTCTCAACGTCAAAACATCAGATGCTGAGGCTGTTGCCGTATTTCGAATCCATCATTCACTCGGAGATGGCACCTCTCTTATTTCCCTTTTGCTCGCTTGTACTCGCCAAACTGCTCATCCAGATAAAATTCCAACTATTCCTGGAAATAAGAAAATGCCTATCAATTCTTCAGAGTATACGACTAAAGGATTATGGCAATATTTTGCTAAAGTTTGGTCATTTATGAGATTGTTTTGGAACACAATAGTGGATGTGTTGATGTTTATGGCCACGACTATGTTTTTGAAGGACACAAGTACGCCAATTAAGGGTAAGCCCGGTTCTGAGTTTAATCCTAGGCGATTTGTGTACAGGACAGTAAGTCTTGACGATTTGAAGTTGGTGAAAAATGCATTGAATATG ACAATAAATGATGTCGCTCTGGGAGTGACACAAGCTGGTTTATCTGTATATCTTAATAGGAGATTTG GTGAGGGCAAGAAAAACAAGGGAGTAACAGAGAAAAACAATAATCTTCCTAAGAACATAAGACTCAGATCAACTCTTCTTGTAAACTTAAGACCGTCAACTGGAATTCAG GCCTTAGCTGATATGATGGAGAAGGACACCGAGGCAAAGTGGGGGAATTGGATTGGCTTTGTTCTTCTACCCTTTAAAATTGCATTACGAGATGACCCCTTAGATTATATCAGAGAAGctaaggcaaccattgatcgtaaGAAAAACTCTCTTGAAGCTATCTACACATTTTCCATTTCAGAATTAGCACTCAGATTTTTTGGGATAAAG ACATCAAGCTCAATATCGCACAGAATTATCACCAATACAACAATGTGTTTCTCCAATTTGGTCGGTCCCCAAGAAGAAATTGGCTTCTATGGGCACCCTATGGCTTACCTTGCACCTAGTTCTTATGGGCAACCTCAT GCTTTGATGATTAATTTCCAAAGCTATACAAACAAGATGACAATAGTTCTATCAGTAGACGAAAGCATGATTCCTGATCCATATCAATTGCTAGACGATCTTGAACAATCTCTAAAGCTTATCAAGGATGCTGTGGTAGAGAGAGGCCTTTACCATAAATAA